aattttagtcACATAAAAGTTTTTGTGATATGTAGAATTGTATATAAATTAAGTGGTCACTTAGCagaggataaataaaacaaattaatgtaCATTAATACAATGGAATGCATGGCCTGTATTAATCatacttatttatatacataaagtatGTTTATCATGAtgtcacttatttaaaaattaaaaattcagtgatttGAACAACAATATATAGTTATTGATAGACAATGTGATTTTGgtcagtttttttctgtttctacaaaATTTTTACATTGTGATGAATTGTCTTGAATaggtatgtatttgttttataaattattaaattatcacaaaaataaattttataagagTGTAGGAATTGGGAAACTAGAAATAAGGAATGCTTGTTGAATGGGGTCATTTTGCTACTGCTGAAATAGGAATAATTTTAGGTGGTAAGGTAGAGAggtacaacatttttttttaatggtctgtATTTCTTGTTCAAACACCTTACCCCtgtgaaataacagaaaataaaccaTCACAGTATAATATATCTTGCTTATTCCTGGGAGACCAAGAAACCAGGGACCAGACACAGAGATAATTATGTATAAATCCAGGTCAGTCAGGAGACAATGTTGAACCCTTTTGCAGACAGAAATGCATGGAACAAAGAGGTCAGTAATTCTGGGGAAGACACTAacattttttgctatttttctgatttatactttaaattttagggtttttttatccttttttaactGAAAACATGATATAAAACCAAAGAAGTGTGTGATATGCTATAGAAACTTTTATTTCAATTACTTTTATAAATCtgcttgtttaaaataaatatacacatagaaagtagggaggaaaaaaagcaagtatgGACTGCAGAGatatcacctatttttttttaatctcttacttgtatttttatatattcttttaaaaagcttattctCAATCCTTctaaggaagcatttttttttttaatgtgtctacAGGGACTGTTATTTAAATGAGTTTAAGCCAAGGGTTTGGAGACCTACACATTGATCACTAGATCATTATTTAGGTATTTTTTGAAATCTCTTCTTCATCTAATTTCATCTCCTATATTCTGATGAATAGAGGAGGACTTGTATGATATTACATACAATATAGTTGGTTTAAAATAAGACAGTGGGGCAATATAATTTAACTGACCCTcaaccaccatttttttttaaacaagaggaGGCAGATTTCAGAGATATTTAAAGACAaagtgataaaataaaacaataattaaaagtCTAGgaaagggaagcctgggtggctcagtggttgagcatctgccttccactcaggatgtgatcctggagttccaggatggagtccaacattgggcttccctccaggagcctgcttctccccctgcctacatttctgcctgtctctctgtctctcatgaataaataataaaatctttttaaaaagcctaggGAAGTGGGAAAAAGGTATAGGTCAGGCTTGAATCTCTCTGGGGTGTGGGACTGtgggcatcagtatttttaacaTGCCTCTTACAGATCTGAACAGTTGGTGAATAGACTATGAGGGTTCTAATGAACTGGGGCAGGGAGACTCAGTACACCACATTCCCTCATTTAACGCTCCATCACCCATTACCAGAATCCCTCCAGAATCCCTATGATTAGAGCCCAAATGTTCTCCATAATCTCCCCTGAGCAACAGCAACTGTCAGAAAGCAACATGATTAGCCTTGACATTTTGTGGTCTCTCATTCTAGAGTATTGAACATGGAGACCCTCCCACCCTGTTCTTCAGCAACCACACCCTCCCTGCTTTAGTGGGTCCTGAATCACAGACTATCTCTAACCCTTGTTTACTGAGTCTGGATAGGACCTGGGGTGAGTGGGGAAGTGGAAGCATATTGCATGAAGGATTTTTTCTTATGGCCctctattttggaattttttggggaaaacaaaGGAATATATTCATTACTTGTGCCTCTCAGTTATGCTTCTCTATTACAGAATATATCAATATTTCTACTagatctaaaaagaaaatcttgtagAATACATGGTTATCTGGCCAAATAATTATAAGAACCATCGCCTCAAACTATGAAGACATTAATGTCTTTATATAAGAAAGAAGTAACAAAATCTATCATACATACAGTGTATGTTGGTATGAAAATAGTATGCTTTAATTTGAATGAAAGTGTGCTATGAATTCTGTATAGTGCTGTTCAAATGTAGGCAATGTTAATATCACTATCACTATACCAATGTATTGATTTGGATATATTTCCAGGAAAGTCTGCTTCACCTCAGCAGTCTTGACATTGCCTCTTTtcctaaatacaaaataaagaaagaaaagaaagaaagaaagaaagaaagaaagaaagaaagaaagaaagaaagaaagaaagaaagaaagaaagaagaaagaaagaaagagaaagaagaaagaaagaaagaaagaaagaaagaaagaaagaaagaaagaaagaaagaaagaagaccagCAGTTTAACTACTAAAATGATGTTAATCCTggtaccatttctttctttcacaagCAGGGGTTCCCAGATCTGAGTGATGGCTGTTGAGAACTGCACTGTGATTACTGATTTCATACTCCTAGGACTTTCTGGCAGAAAAGATGTGCAGCAGGGGCTCTTTGTGCTCTTTCTGCTAGTTTACAGCACAACCATGATTGCCAATCTAGGGATGATCCTGCTGATCAAGCTGGACTCCAGGCTCCACACGCCCATGTATTATTTCCTGAGCAACCTGTCTCTCTGTGACGTCTGCTACTCCTCCACTGTCTCTCCCAAGATGCTGGCTGACTTCTTGTCTGAGCAAAAGAGAATTCCATATGATTTATGTGCAATTCAGATGTATTTTTttggggtctttgcagatgtggaGTGTCTCATGTTGGCTGTCATGGCTTATGACCGGTATGTAGCCATTTGTAATCCACTTCTTTATACAATCGCCATGTCCAGGCAAATCTGCATCCAGCTTGTGTCCCTTGCCTACATCGTCGGTTTTGTGGATTCAGCAATCCACACCTGCTGCACATTTCGATTGTCGTTCTGCGATTCCAATATCATCAATCACTTTTTCTGTGACATCCCACCCTTGCTAGCCCTTTCCTCTTCAGATACATCCATCAATGAGATAGTGATGTTCACTTTCATTGGTTGTGTAGTGGGCTGCAGCATCATCACTGTTCTCCTCTCCTACAGCTATATCCTAACTACCATCCTTAGAATGAACTCAGCTGAAGGGAGACGCAAAGCCTTCTCTACATGTGCCTCCCACTTGACCGCAGTGGCTATATTTCACGGCACACTTCTGTTCATGTATTTCCGACCGAGCTCCAGTTACTCAATGGACACAGACAAAATGTCTTCTGTCTTCTACACTGTGGTCATCCCTATGTTAAACCCACTCATCTACAGCTTAAGGAATAAGGATGTGAAAGGTGCCCTGAAAAAAGCAATCAGCACTAAATTATGTTCTGGGTGAAGTTGTGTTTTTCACccaaaagtgtttatttaaagattctgaGAGCTGAAGTATGGTCCTTTGACATCAATTCCTGTAGTCTCATCAATACAAGCTTCTAGATGTTTCCTACTATTTATCATTGTACCTAACCTGAATGTGGAGAGAGTCATTATtgatcttatttttctgtttaaactAAGAAAGAGTAGGACTAGGTTTGGTTGCTGATTTgcaaaaaaagatctttttataCCTGCCTTCTCTGTTCATAGAGATGGCTCAGTGAGATCACATGGGAATAGCAACTACTCTCCTCACATCAGTTAAACTTTTGCACTTAAACTTATGATATTTTTGAAGCCATGAATTCAATAAACTTGCCCAGCCAGAAGGTAGTATTAATGAGTTAAGCTGAGTTTGTTTGTATCCTTTCTAGGGACGGGTATCACCCTATAAACGTTCCATCATAGCACTTAGATGTATATCAGTAGTAAGtaaatacataagaataaataaaaaaatactgtgcCCTAATTCAAAGTTCCATAAATGCAATGCCCTTTCCAGGATTGTTTACcaatatttctactttattatttacAAAGCTGAGCTCCAGatgtcatttaaaacatttattaaataaatgcatctgTGTCTCCTGCAAAACTGATGCAAAGGAGCCTTTGCAAAttcacacacacccacactcacacacaaacatGCCAATACATACTCATacactcacacaaacacacccacacacaaacctgacttttaaatattattctagtACGTTTGTCTTAGATTAAATCTTCCTGCACATCTTTTATTTTGGCCTACGCTGAAATAACTATCAGGGACAGATAACACTTGCAGTAAAAATCTTTTTGGACCATGTATTCCTCATCATTCTGGCCCAGTAGACATCTGAAGGAACAATTGCTCTTAATTTATGCTGCACCTCATTTGCACATTAGCCTGTGAATTTCCCTTCTTGCTCTTACTCTGGGGAGCAGATATGACGCTGTTGACAACTATACAGAAACTGTACAAAAGAAAATTGAGGGTCTTTACCTTGTCCAAATGCCACTGGAAAGATGACTCAGTCTCCCTTGATGTGTTCACAGCATTAtactaacaaaataataaaaaaaaacctaaaattccTAATTAATACAATTTAAGtggaaaggaaaatgtattaatattatgtttaatgaaataaagacaaagtAATATTTACATAGAATTCTATTTGTAATAATAGGATCCCTGTGCATCTatgaaataaacacaattttaattACTGAGTAGCTGATGTTAAGTAATCTTGTATCATTTCTATAAACTCAATTGCATATGTTATATGCACTGTCATCAAATAAGAATTAATTCACTTCTGAAAAACATAACAAGAGGTTCTCAagagtattcattttattttaggtcaTTGTCAAGAAGAGAATataggagcattttttttttttctggttccatgaGGAGAAAATAATGGCAGTACAAAGTTTTCCATTTAaatcttcttaaatatttttataagttcctTTAGTATTTAAAATGGGCTAAGTGTACTTCAAAATGCCATAgaattaaataacacatttaaaagttGCAATTTTCAGCAAGTTACTAGTATTTCATTATCTATTGAGTAATTTAATTTACAACCTTAAATAATTTGTTGTTCATAGAATGTATCATATAACAGGACCTCTCCATCACTGTTGAAATCCCTTCCCATCACAATGTACTTTATTgaaattgtattaaatatattcctatcTGTAAAGATTAAACCTATCCATATTATACAAAATTGGATTCACTGGTCagctttcatatatatatatgtaagaataaaagatattcccttttcttctttatattttcttttaaaaaccttaatattatatatatatatatatatatatataatatgagtttgatttgccaacatatagcataacacctagagctcatcctgtcaagtgcccccctcagtgtcggtcacccagtcaccccatcctcctgcccacctcccccttccactaccccttgttcgtttcccagagttaggagtctctcatgttttgttaccctgTCTAATTTTTCACAggaattttctctcctttctcctataatccctttcactattttttatattccccatatgaatgaataGCCTTTATACATGGTCaggaaaacaggatttttttttgtttttgtttatgctttattttcattttattttatttttttaagattttatttatttattcatgagagacagagacagagagagaggcaaagacataggcagagggagaagcaggctccatgcaggaagcccaatgtggaattcgatcccaagattctggggtcacaccctgagccaaaggcaaacgctcaactgctgggccacccaggcatcccctttattttcattttaaagaatagtaaagatgagagaaattttaagataAGAACTGgaattcagagagagacagacctgGTTCACATCTATATACTATCATTTACTTGTTAGCTGTGGGACTGTAGATTACTTGTTCTGTGAACACTAAGTGTCCTCATAGACATAGTTATTTTTATAACCAggtatatatctatttatctgaGGATGATAATGGAGTTTCTAAGATCACTCAGAGCCAACTAAGTCTCTCTCAAGAACTAAACCCTCAGGCTGCAAGAAAACATGGTATAATCCTTGGTGTCCTGTCATGAAATCGTATCTCCAAGATCCATTTTTATCTACTTGAGAGTCTGCTCACCCAGTTATTCAGATTCCAGTTGTACATCATGGCGCTCCCTGCCCAGATACCTTGGGACTTGTTTTTCCTGATACTACCTTCATTCCTCATTAGAGCTGAGCAAAGATTTCTTCACTACTACCCATGCTGGACACATCATTTCCATGTCCAGGCTAGATGCCTGAATCTGTACTTCTGAAATAAGTCTCAGACTTATTTGTCTCAGACTTATTGCCAAAAAACGATTTGTCTCAGACTTATTGccaaaaaatgagtttaaataaCTAATCCCAGAATAcctattttatgttatttgtgCAGCTCTATCCCAAGAGCCACAGCTGAAATAGGATGTTGTTGGAGAAGGTCATGGAGAGGAGGTGATTACTGGTTGATCTGTTAGCTGGACTCAAGGAATCAAATGATCCTCACCCCTCCTCTGTCCTTGGAATGTACATTCTGCCTACAATTCCCACAGTTTGAATTGTTCCAAGGACATATCCTTGAGAGATCAATGTGTTGTTGACACCACCTGGACACTTTATATGACCAAGCTCAATTAAGGCCTctgtataaatttttaagattctggAGGGCAGGAGTGGAGATCTACTCATCTTTTGGCTACCCAAAATAAGCCCTCATACATAAGTTCATTGcacctgccacctaccaatctggagttgtctgtttctttcttctgtctctccctacTTTCCATAGGgttagggagagagaggagaggttaATGAACCAGCATACACTTAACAACAAAGGAATCAATACCCATATGTTGTGATGAACCCATACACTGTGGTGAACATTTTCTACTAAGTGTTTAGGATGAAACACTTGCTTTTCATTGGCACTAGCTGACATTCCACTCTTCCCTATTGATAGCCCACACTGACCAGAGCTTTACCTCACCACTGAGCTATATGAACAAAAACCTACTTTTAAAGCCTGGAGCTGAGAATGGAACTGTGATGTTGGTTTATACCCCAACATGCATTTTCACTGTCATACGACTTTCTTGTCTAATTTGCCTTCTCTCCCATTATTCAACCTCTCCTTTGGTTCAGCACTTTCTTTAGGCTTTCAGCTATGATGTCTATTGGTCATGTCCCAACAGCCTACATAACTTTGATCCCACCATTTCTTGGCTTCTGATCCCATATTTGGTTGTCAGAGGATAGCCTCCTTCAGGAAGTTCAGCTGTTTGCTTAACAATCAAGAGATTTCAGACTGAAATAGTTTATGAGCCAGActttaattttgttgatatttgcaaattgttttttaataagtcaCTGTACTTGACAATATCATGCAATTGTCACATGTGTATACAGTACTCctccagagaaggaaacaa
The Canis lupus familiaris isolate Mischka breed German Shepherd chromosome 18, alternate assembly UU_Cfam_GSD_1.0, whole genome shotgun sequence genome window above contains:
- the OR5W1 gene encoding olfactory receptor family 5 subfamily W member 1; amino-acid sequence: MAVENCTVITDFILLGLSGRKDVQQGLFVLFLLVYSTTMIANLGMILLIKLDSRLHTPMYYFLSNLSLCDVCYSSTVSPKMLADFLSEQKRIPYDLCAIQMYFFGVFADVECLMLAVMAYDRYVAICNPLLYTIAMSRQICIQLVSLAYIVGFVDSAIHTCCTFRLSFCDSNIINHFFCDIPPLLALSSSDTSINEIVMFTFIGCVVGCSIITVLLSYSYILTTILRMNSAEGRRKAFSTCASHLTAVAIFHGTLLFMYFRPSSSYSMDTDKMSSVFYTVVIPMLNPLIYSLRNKDVKGALKKAISTKLCSG